DNA from Kitasatospora acidiphila:
CCCGAGGGCGGCGGGCCCGGCGACAGTCCGGTGGAGCGGCTGTTGCGCGAGGCACTGGCCGCCCGGGCCGACCAGGTGGGCGTGCACGATCTGCGCCCGGCCGCGCCGCCGAGCCGCCGGATCCGCCGGCTGAAGCCGGTCCACGCGGCACTGGTGCCGCTGGGGCTGGCCGCCGCCGTCACCATCGGCTTCGCGGGCTTCAGGTCCAGCACGGTGGCGGACCGCGCCAAGCCGGCTCCCGCCGGCTCGATCACGGCGAGCCGCAGCGCCGCGCCGACGCCGAGCCCGAGCGGCAGCCCGGCGCCGAGCCCCAGCGCCTCGACGAGCGCGAGCGCGAGCACGAGCACGAGCCCGGACGCGGCGGGCGGCTCGCCGGGCGCCCCCTTGAGCGACCAGTCGACGGCGACCACGACACCGCCGCCCGGCGACGCACCGGCGGCACCGGTCAGCCTAGGGGCGGTCCAGTCCTTTCGCGGGGTCAACTTCCGGCTGCCGAGCGGGTGGTCGGTCAGTGTCGGGAGCCCGTTGGGGGACCAAGCATGCCTGGAGGCGCCCGACCCCAATGCCACCATCGGCCTGGGCGCATGTGGCCCGAACGGCATCACGCTCGCCGTCTACACGACCACCCAGGAGGTCAACCAGGCCGTCGACCCGACGCTGGACGAACTGGACAGGTCCCAGGCCTGGAGTCACCAGCCGTACTGCTACGACCCGCAGAACCCGCACAACGGCGACGTGAGCCTGGCCTCCTACGACAAGTCGACGGTCACCCTGCCCGCCGGCCAGGCCGGCCTGGCCACCTGGAACGTCAACTGCACCGGCGGCGGCCAGTTCACCGCCAGGATGTGGGGCTTCCAGCAGCAGGTGCTGCTCGCCGTCCGGGGGCTCGACCCGAAGTACGAGAGCGGACTGCAGGCGGTGCTGGGCAGCCTTGACCTCAGCGGCCACCTGCCGCCGATGCCCAACCCCGTGAGCATCAGCACCTCGGGCCTGGGCCAGGGCGGCCAGCAGGTGCCGGACGACAACACCAAGGTGCCCTTCTCGGTGACGTTCACCAACACCGGCAGCACGCCGCTGCTCCAGGTGCTGCCGGACGTCACGGTTCCCGGCGCCGGCGCCGGCACGCTGGAGGAGCAGGCGGACGACGGCTCCTGGGTCAGCGTTGGTCTGGCCCCCGGCGCCCCGGGCCCGAAGGGGAACGTCCCGGCCTTCCAGCTCGCCGCCGGGGCCGCCAAGACGGTCAACTACCGCATCTCGTTCGCCCCGGCCGCGAACTTCGCCCAGTCGCCCCTCAACCTGGTGGCGGTGGCGTGGCTGAAGTTCGTCCCGGAGGGCAGCCTCAGCACGCTGGGTACCAGCTTCGTCCACCTGCCATTGGTCACCAAGTGACAATGGCACGAGCCCAGTTGAGAACGCCTCAGGGGGTGCCCGGACCACCGGGCGCCCCCTGAGGCGGGTCTTGGCCGTTCGACCGGGTCAGCCGTTCAGCGCTGCCATCCACGCCTCGACGTCCGCCGAGGTGCGCGGCAGGGCGGCCGAGAGGTTCTCGTTGCCGGTCTCGGTGACCAGGATGTCGTCCTCGATCCGGACGCCGATGCCGCGGTACTCCTCGGGCACCGTCAGGTCGTCGAGCTGGAAGTACAGGCCCGGCTCTACGGTCAGGCACATGCCCGGCACCAGCTCGGCGTCGACGTACTGCTCGCGGCGGGCGTGGGCGCAGTCGTGCACGTCCAGGCCGAGCATGTGGCCGGTGCCGTGCAGGGTCCAGCGGCGCTGCAGGCCCAGCTCCAGCACCTTCGCCACGTCGTAGACCGCCGGGTCGAGCAGGCCCCAGGCGAGCAGGTGCTCGGCCAGCACCCGCTGGGCGGCGTCGTGGAAGTCGCGGAACCGGCCGCCCGGCTTCACCGCGGCGATGCCGGCCTGCTGGGCCTCGTAGACCGCGTCGTAGATCTTGCGCTGCAGCGGGGTGAAGGTGCCGTTGATCGGCAGCGTGCGGGTCACGTCGGCGGTGTAGAGGGTGCTGGTCTCCACGCCGGCGTCGAGCAGCAGCAGCTCGCCGGGGCGGACGTCGCCGTCGTTGCGCACCCAGTGCAGGGTGGTCGCGTGCGGGCCGGCGGCGGCGATGGTGCCGTAGCCCACGTCGTTGCCCTCGACCCGGGCGCGGCGCCAGAAGGTGCCCTCGATCCAGCGCTCCGAGGTGGCCTTGGCCCGGTCCAGCTCGCGCACCACGTCGGTGAAGCCGTTGACGGTGGCGTCGCAGGCGGCCCGCAGCTGCTCGATCTCCCAGGCGTCCTTGACCAGGCGCAGGCCGCTCAGGAAGACCCGCAGCTCCTCGTCGCGCTCCTCGTCGGTGCCGAGCGCGCCCTCCAGGCCGGCGTCGTAGCCGCGCACCAGGCGGGTCGGCACGGCGGTGCCGGCGGTCAGCTCCTCGACGGCCTCGCGGACATCGCGGGCCGGCACGCCGAGCAGCCGCTCCGCCTCGGTCAGGCTGTGGCGGCGGCCGACCCACAGCTCGCCCTGGCCGTCCAACCAGAACTCGCCGTTCTCCCGGTTGGAGCGCGGCAGCAGGTAGAGCACCGCGTCGTGGCCGCCGGCGGCGAGCGGGTTCAGCACCAGCACGGCGTCCTGGGTCTGGTCGCCGGTGAGGTGGACGTACTCGCTGGCCGCCCGGAACGAGTACTCGGTGTCATTGGCCCGGGTGCGCAGGTTGCCGGCCGGGACCACCAGGCGCTCGCCGGGGAAGGCGGCGGACAGCGCGGCGCGCCGGGCGGCGGTGTAGGAGGCCTGCTCGACGGGCTGCAGGTCGTGCAGCTCGGTGTCGGCCCAGCCGGACTTCATCGACTCGGCCAGCTCGTCGGACACGCCGTCGTACAGGCCGTTCTTACGGGCCTTGATCGGCTGCTCCGCGGCCTCCTCGTCGGTGCCGGTGCCCTCGGGGTTCTCCGCCACTGCCGGGGTGCGGTCCTCGGTCACGTTCGTCGCCTCCTTGCGATTCCCTCCGCCCCGGGGCGCATCGGATCGCGACACGACACGGGCGGCTGTGGCTCCCATGGTACGGAGCGGTGCCCGATCACCCGTTCGGCAGGGCCCGGGCGGGCCCTGCCGAACGGGGTGGGTCAGCCCTTGCCCCAGGTCTGGGTGGACCAGAGGGCCCCGCCGGTGGTCGGGCCGCCGCCGGGTGCGTACACCACCACGTTGGCATCGTCCTGGACCAGCAGGGAGGCGCCCGGGTGGCCCCAGGTGTGGCTGGACCAGAGGGCGCCGCCGGTGTTCGGGCCGCCGCCGGGCCGGCCGCCACCAGGGCTGAGCCGACCACCAGACCGGCGGTGAACAGTGCGGCCGCGGCGCGGCGGAGCAGTTTCGCTTGACGCATCGTTTCCCCCCACGGGAATCCTTGGAAGCACCGCATGGTGACGGTGCATCAGTACAGGCGGGTGGGGCCGCGTCAGGTTGCGTGAAGGACGCGAGGAACCTTCTACTCGAACCGCACCGCGAGCATCACCAGGTCGTCCGCCGCCTGGACGGGTTCGCTCGCGCACGTCGCCAGCAGGTACCCGCACAGCCGGTCCGGATCGTTGCGCAAGTCGCGGGGCGCGTCGGCGGCGGCCTTGCGCAGGCAGGCCTGGCCGGCGTGCAGGGTGGCGCCGCAGCGGCGGGCCAGGCCCTCGGTGTAGAGCAGCAGCAGGTCGCCGCGCTCGGCGCTCAGCTCCACCCCGGGCGCCTCCCAGCAGCTCAGCATGCCGAGCGGTGCGGAGAGCGAGGTCTCCACGAAGTTGGCGCCGTACCGGGTGACCAGGATCGGCGGGCAGGCGCCGGCCCCGGCCAGGGTGATCTGCCGCTCCAGCGGGTCCACGCAGGCGTAGACGGCGGTCGCGGTGCGGGTCGGCTCGGTGGTCTTGAGCAGCAGCTCCAGGTCGCCGAGCACGGCCACCGGGTCCTCGCCCTCCAGCACCGCGTAGGCGCGCAGCGCGGCCCGGATCCGGCCCATCGCGCTGGCCGCACCCGGCGCGGAGCCGGGCCCGGCGCCCGGGCCGTCACCGGTGACCGAGCCGACGCTCAGCCCGAGCGAGCCGTCCGGCAGTCCGATCGCGTCGTACCAGTCGCTGCCACCCGCCTGCTCCAGGCCGGCCGGCACCCAGCGGGCGGCCAGCCGCAGGCCGGCCGGCCGCGGCAGGTGGTCGGGGAGCAGCCCGCGGCGCAGCGCCTCGGCGGCGCGGCGGCCGCGCTCGGCGGACAGGCGGCAGGCCAGCAGCGGTGCGGCGAAGGCGGCGTAGCGGCGGGCCAGCTCCTGGCGGTCGGCGGCGGGGCGGGTGGGCTCCGGGAAGAACCAGGCGGCGGCGGCCAGCGGCCCGTCCTCGGCGGTGGCCAGCGGCACCGCGTAGCAGGCGGCGAGCCCCAGGTCGGCCGCCACCTCGCGGAACCGGGGGGACACCTCGGTGCCGTCCAGCAGGTCGGGGTGGAGCAGCTGGTCGGGGCGGTCGACCGGGTCGAGCAGCCCGGCGAACGGGCCCTGGCGCACCGGCACCGTCTCCAGCGCGCCGATCGCCGCCCGGTCCAGCGCCAGGCCGACCATCGGCCCGTGGCCCGCGTGGTCGGGCCAGCCGGCGCCGATCGGGCCGCGCAGCCCGCAGGGGTCGGCCGGTTCGCCGCCGTCGGCGCCGCGGGCCAGGGTGACGAGCAGTCCGCAGCGGGCGCCGAGGAGTTCGGCGCCGGAGTCGAGCAGCGCGGTCAGGGCGGCGGGCAGGTCGCGGGCCGTGGCCAGCCGCTCGGTGTGGTGCTGCAGCCAGTCGAGCGCCGCCGGCGGCTCCAGCGGGACGAGCACCTCGGCCGGCCAGGGGGCGGCGGCCGCCCGCTGGGGCAGGTCGAGCAGGCTGGTCAGTCGTCCACCGGTTGTTGACGGTCCGTCAGTCGACTGGTCGCAGGCAGAGCTGCCGTCCTCCCGCTCGGGCGTGGTCCCACTGGCACCGGACGGACGCTTGTCACTCATGCCGCGACTCCCAGCGCGGTGGCCCGGACCGCCCGGACCCCCATGGCCCAAGCCCGGCCAAACCACTCTTTAATGTCCCGTTTCTACACAGGTCGGTCGGTACGTGTCCAGGATCGGGCCGCAGCCGGATGGCTGGTTCTTCCCCGGCGCTTCCTCGCATCCGCCACGGCCATGAGGACTTCCTGGGAACCGCCGCGGGAGTGGAGCACCCCGGGAGCGGGCAGAAGCTGACCAGAAGGCTGCCGGAACCCTGCCCGGAGCGTAAGGATCCC
Protein-coding regions in this window:
- a CDS encoding PP2C family protein-serine/threonine phosphatase; this encodes MSDKRPSGASGTTPEREDGSSACDQSTDGPSTTGGRLTSLLDLPQRAAAAPWPAEVLVPLEPPAALDWLQHHTERLATARDLPAALTALLDSGAELLGARCGLLVTLARGADGGEPADPCGLRGPIGAGWPDHAGHGPMVGLALDRAAIGALETVPVRQGPFAGLLDPVDRPDQLLHPDLLDGTEVSPRFREVAADLGLAACYAVPLATAEDGPLAAAAWFFPEPTRPAADRQELARRYAAFAAPLLACRLSAERGRRAAEALRRGLLPDHLPRPAGLRLAARWVPAGLEQAGGSDWYDAIGLPDGSLGLSVGSVTGDGPGAGPGSAPGAASAMGRIRAALRAYAVLEGEDPVAVLGDLELLLKTTEPTRTATAVYACVDPLERQITLAGAGACPPILVTRYGANFVETSLSAPLGMLSCWEAPGVELSAERGDLLLLYTEGLARRCGATLHAGQACLRKAAADAPRDLRNDPDRLCGYLLATCASEPVQAADDLVMLAVRFE
- a CDS encoding aminopeptidase P family protein, with the translated sequence MTEDRTPAVAENPEGTGTDEEAAEQPIKARKNGLYDGVSDELAESMKSGWADTELHDLQPVEQASYTAARRAALSAAFPGERLVVPAGNLRTRANDTEYSFRAASEYVHLTGDQTQDAVLVLNPLAAGGHDAVLYLLPRSNRENGEFWLDGQGELWVGRRHSLTEAERLLGVPARDVREAVEELTAGTAVPTRLVRGYDAGLEGALGTDEERDEELRVFLSGLRLVKDAWEIEQLRAACDATVNGFTDVVRELDRAKATSERWIEGTFWRRARVEGNDVGYGTIAAAGPHATTLHWVRNDGDVRPGELLLLDAGVETSTLYTADVTRTLPINGTFTPLQRKIYDAVYEAQQAGIAAVKPGGRFRDFHDAAQRVLAEHLLAWGLLDPAVYDVAKVLELGLQRRWTLHGTGHMLGLDVHDCAHARREQYVDAELVPGMCLTVEPGLYFQLDDLTVPEEYRGIGVRIEDDILVTETGNENLSAALPRTSADVEAWMAALNG